In Zingiber officinale cultivar Zhangliang chromosome 3B, Zo_v1.1, whole genome shotgun sequence, a single window of DNA contains:
- the LOC122055961 gene encoding WD-40 repeat-containing protein MSI4-like: MIIFFLRFVDKSVHMFDQRNLTSGSVGAPVHKLDGHKAAVLYVQWFLDKASIFRRAAEDGFLNIWDYEVYKSQVLQS; this comes from the exons ATGATCATATTTTTTCTCAGGTTTGTTGATAAGTCTGTGCATATGTTTGATCAACGTAACCTAACTTCTGGTAGTGTTGGTGCACCAGTACACAAACTTGATGGTCACAAGGCTGCTGTTCTCTATGTTCAG TGGTTTCTTGACAAAgcatcaatttttagaagagctgCTGAGGATGGCTTCCTCAATATATGGGATTATGAAG tttacaaatctcaagtactccagagttga
- the LOC122055960 gene encoding uncharacterized protein LOC122055960 isoform X2: MKTTRGKGSRHLVTEETRKAKPKAGTSLSRAAVSVSSHLSSRRHFPFPSSSIGQSMPSLRRHPPRSSLPQRHHLRPRPRRSPAGSSSPLQMVPDLRPRPRRVHPLQCALALRQSQRAGPGKADPSSRLQEESTHGRRRHQLAHQSLLQVRQHRRRGEGVRRQVSIEEGEGKAQELGVMFIKTSAKAGFNIKALFRKIAAALLGMETFLLHVA; the protein is encoded by the exons ATGAAGACGACTAGAGGGAAAG GATCTCGACATCTCGTCACGGAGGAGACCAGAAAAGCGAAGCCCAAGGCTGGCACTTCCCTTTCCCGAGCCGCCGTCAGTGTAAGTTCCCACCTCTCGAGCCGCCGTCACTTCCCTTTCCCGAGCAGCTCAATCGGCCAAAGCATGCCCAGTCTCCGACGCCACCCACCGCGATCCTCGCTGCCTCAGCGCCATCATCTCCGGCCTCGCCCTCGACGGTCGCCCGCTGGAAGCTCTTCGCCTCTTCAAATGGTTCCAGACCTCCGCCCTCGACCCCGACGAGTTCACCCTCTCCAATGCGCTCTCGCTCTCCGCCAATCTCAGCGCGCTGGACCAGGGAAGGCAGATCCAAGCTCTCGTCTTCAAGAAGAATCTACCCATGGACGTCGCCGCCACCAACTCGCTCATCAATCTCTACTTCAAGTGCGGCAGCATCGCCGACGCGGAGAAGGTGTTCGACG GCAAGTCTCcatagaagaaggagaaggtaaAGCGCAAGAGCTCGGTGTCATGTTTATCAAAACAAGCGCAAAAGCTGGCTTCAATATAAAG GCTCTCTTTCGAAAGATTGCGGCTGCCTTGCTCGGGATGGAAACCTTTCTCCTCCAtgttgcttag
- the LOC122055960 gene encoding uncharacterized protein LOC122055960 isoform X1: MKTTRGKGSRHLVTEETRKAKPKAGTSLSRAAVSVSSHLSSRRHFPFPSSSIGQSMPSLRRHPPRSSLPQRHHLRPRPRRSPAGSSSPLQMVPDLRPRPRRVHPLQCALALRQSQRAGPGKADPSSRLQEESTHGRRRHQLAHQSLLQVRQHRRRGEGVRRSCMLCTGVILIWAHDVLLNTEKYHTKQFSVEIIFSGNLLECVWTVYLHDLFLDITQFMFFLFL; encoded by the exons ATGAAGACGACTAGAGGGAAAG GATCTCGACATCTCGTCACGGAGGAGACCAGAAAAGCGAAGCCCAAGGCTGGCACTTCCCTTTCCCGAGCCGCCGTCAGTGTAAGTTCCCACCTCTCGAGCCGCCGTCACTTCCCTTTCCCGAGCAGCTCAATCGGCCAAAGCATGCCCAGTCTCCGACGCCACCCACCGCGATCCTCGCTGCCTCAGCGCCATCATCTCCGGCCTCGCCCTCGACGGTCGCCCGCTGGAAGCTCTTCGCCTCTTCAAATGGTTCCAGACCTCCGCCCTCGACCCCGACGAGTTCACCCTCTCCAATGCGCTCTCGCTCTCCGCCAATCTCAGCGCGCTGGACCAGGGAAGGCAGATCCAAGCTCTCGTCTTCAAGAAGAATCTACCCATGGACGTCGCCGCCACCAACTCGCTCATCAATCTCTACTTCAAGTGCGGCAGCATCGCCGACGCGGAGAAGGTGTTCGACG GTCATGCATGCTGTGCACAGGTGTCATACTCATTTGGGCACATGATGTTCTGCTCAATACTGAGAAATACCATACCAAGCAATTCTCAGTAGAAATCATATTCAGTGGAAATCTCCTTGAATGTGTTTGGACGGTCTACTTGCACGATTTGTTCTTAGACATAACACagttcatgttttttttattccTCTAA